From Zerene cesonia ecotype Mississippi chromosome 13, Zerene_cesonia_1.1, whole genome shotgun sequence, the proteins below share one genomic window:
- the LOC119831018 gene encoding E3 ubiquitin-protein ligase MARCHF8-like: MPLQQINVKNSSEIESWEWGGGCGKETIRAGSGSSQTSCSNSSGDICRICHCESEIHNPLLAPCYCSGSLKYVHQSCLQQWLTASETRSCELCKFNFIMHTKIKPFSEWRLLEMSGVERRRLCCAVLFHCVAALCVMWSLFVLIERAVEEVNKGQIAWPFWTKLVVVAVGFTGGAVFMYIQCRQYLHLCNRWRAHNRILLIQNAPEKLPIAASPPLRCKRRERSTRGQVVANIEPPPPPVAYHEEDESGGFETYRGNPHRRLSALNEDRLRVEPHEEARRYSDTRLAQPAAAAAAAAAAEDAAQPATEAGVYHITVDPLEADIRSLLALEARREARAARSLPNLRASRESLLPAPPPRARPPS, from the exons ATGCCCCTTCAACAAATAAACGTGAAGAATTCATCAGAAATTGAGAGTTGGGAATGGGGTGGTGGATGTGGCAAAGAAACAATTCGTGCAGGGTCTGGTAGTAGTCAAACATCTTGTAGTAATTCAAGTGGTGATATTTGCAGGATTTGTCATTGTGAAAGTGAAATACATAATCCTCTTTTAGCTCCATGCTATTGTTCTG GCAGCTTGAAATATGTTCATCAAAGCTGTTTACAACAATGGTTGACAGCCTCGGAGACAAGATCATGTGAATTGTGTAAATTCAACTTTATTATGCACACAAAAATAAAGCCTTTCAGTGAG TGGAGGCTATTGGAGATGTCCGGTGTTGAGAGGCGGCGGCTCTGTTGCGCCGTGCTCTTTCACTGTGTGGCCGCGCTGTGCGTCATGTGGTCTCTCTTCGTACTCATAGAGCGCGCCGTTGAGGAGGTCAACAAGGGACAGATCG CATGGCCGTTTTGGACGAAATTAGTGGTGGTCGCAGTGGGTTTCACCGGCGGCGCTGTGTTTATGTACATCCAATGTCGACAATATTTACACCTTTGCAATCGATGGCGGGCTCATAATCG TATACTGCTGATCCAGAACGCGCCGGAGAAGCTGCCGATCGCCGCGTCGCCGCCGCTGCGCTGCAAGCGGCGCGAGCGCAGCACGCGCGGGCAGGTGGTCGCGAACATCgagccgccgccgccgcccgtCGCCTACCACGAGGAGGACGAGAGCGGCGGCTTCGAGACTTATAG GGGCAATCCTCATAGGAGACTGTCCGCGCTGAACGAGGACCGGCTGCGTGTGGAGCCGCACGAAGAGGCGCGGCGCTACTCCGACACGCGGCTCGCGCAGCCCGCAGCAGCCGCCGCAGCAGCCGCCGCCGCCGAGGACGCCGCGCAGCCCGCCACTGAG GCGGGCGTGTACCACATAACGGTGGACCCGCTGGAGGCGGACATCCGGTCGCTGCTGGCGCTGGAGGCGCGGCGCGAGGCGCGCGCGGCCCGCTCGCTGCCCAACCTGCGCGCCAGCCGCGAGAGCCTGctgcccgcgccgccgccgcgcgcgcgcccgccCTCCTGA
- the LOC119831090 gene encoding nucleolar protein dao-5 isoform X1, with amino-acid sequence MNSSEDYQETLGIVYQFLTNVDKALAQKFQNKTKAKSISSSPSLLDIIAEYKKLKKSTTPAKQTPKAAESSDDSSDEDEAPNKSTPQVNGKLPSKATPANAKKGIPKKEESSDDSDSSEDNATAQPKKQPVKPQINNTPKPTKKQESSDSSDSEDEKPKPPQQNIQTKAPVKQTKDSSSDDSSDDEKAKAVQKQTPKLAQTKPVSTPAKPKAAKSSSDSDDSSEDEKPKAAQKQAPKVPPTKPNKANAVAKSSSDDSDSSDDDKAKPVQKQAPKLAPAKPASTPAKSNAKKSSSEDSDDSSEDEKPKVPPKQTPKATPAKPAPKPQAKAVAVGKQSSSDDSDSSEDEKPTQKKAKSTLATTPAKPAAKKSSSEDSDDSSDDDKPKTAQKQAPKSTPAKPTPTTAKSKAKESSSDDSDDSDDDNKKAQKKNVKAGATAALNKPKQTSSDDSSDDDDKKASQKQPAKATATPAKKNATPAKPKPKESSSDSDSSEDEKPKPAQKQAVKSTPAKPKPKESSDDSDNSDNEKAKPAAQSKPAATPAKGKSTKSSSDDSDDSSDDDKPKAAKIPKLTATPAKSINTPAKKQDASESSSDESDDDNPSTKANNESQVAENGFKKGKKRKASDGDNDTPAKKPYSNFVKGTDVVSTPKENEKNNKPVPFRRVVSEKVEVDPRLKDNSFEAKSGARGSWGERANIDLKHTRGKSFKHEKTKKKRGSYRGGVIDMGVHSIKFED; translated from the exons atgaaTTCTTCTGAAGATTACCAAGAAACCCTAGGAATTGTGTACCAATTTCTGACAAACGTAGACAAAGCACTtgcacaaaaatttcaaaataagacTAAAGCG AAATCTATTTCAAGTTCACCATCGCTTCTAGACATCATTGCagagtataaaaaattgaaaaaaagtaCCACGCCGGCTAAACAGACCCCTAAAGCAGCAGAGag ttctgATGATTCAAGTGATGAAGATGAGGCACCGAATAAAAGCACCCCACAAGTCAATGGAAAACTACCATCAAag GCCACCCCTGCTAATGCTAAAAAAGGCATACCTAAAAAGGAAGAATCCTCTGATGACTCAGATAGCAGTGAAGATAATGCTACTGCACAGCCCAAGAAGCAACCTGTTAaaccacaaataaataatacaccaaaaccaacaaaaaaacaagaatCATCTGACAGTTCAGATTCTGAAGATGAAAAACCAAAACCGCcacaacaaaatattcaaacaaaggCACCAGTAAAACAGACAAAAGATTCATCATCTGATGATTCCAGTGATGATGAAAAGGCCAAAGCTGTGCAGAAACAAACACCAAAACTCGCTCAAACTAAACCAGTTTCAACCCCTGCTAAGCCCAAAGCAGCAAAGTCATCTTCAGATAGCGATGATAGTAGTGAAGATGAGAAACCTAAGGCAGCTCAAAAACAAGCTCCAAAAGTCCCTCCTACTAAACCCAACAAAGCAAATGCTGTTGCTAAATCTTCCTCAGATGATAGTGACAGCAGTGATGATGATAAGGCTAAACCAGTACAAAAACAAGCCCCTAAGCTTGCACCTGCTAAACCTGCTTCAACACCAGCTAAGTCTAATGCAAAAAAGTCATCATCAGAAGATAGTGATGATAGTAGTGAAGATGAAAAGCCTAAAGTACCTCCAAAACAAACACCAAAAGCTACACCTGCTAAGCCAGCACCTAAACCACAGGCAAAAGCTGTAGCTGTTGGTAAACAATCATCCTCAGATGACAGTGATAGCAGTGAAGATGAAAAACCAACTCAGAAAAAGGCAAAATCAACACTTGCTACCACACCTGCAAAACCAGCAGCAAAGAAGTCTTCTTCAGAAGACAGTGATGATAGCAGTGATGACGATAAGCCAAAAACAGCTCAAAAACAGGCACCTAAATCGACTCCTGCTAAACCTACGCCAACAACTGCAAAATCTAAAGCCAAGGAATCTTCATCCGATGATAGTGATGATAGTGATGATGATAACAAAAAAgcacaaaagaaaaatgtaaaagcaGGTGCAACAGCAGCTCTTAATAAACCAAAACAAACCTCATCAGATGACAGTAGTGACGATGATGATAAAAAGGCTTCGCAAAAACAGCCAGCTAAAGCAACTGCTACACCAGCAAAGAAAAATGCAACTCCCGCAAAACCAAAACCTAAAGAATCGTCTTCAGATTCAGACAGCAGTGAAGATGAAAAGCCTAAGCCAGCTCAAAAGCAAGCTGTGAAATCAACACCAGCAAAGCCGAAACCAAAAGAATCATCTGATGATAGTGACAACAGTGACAATGAAAAGGCTAAACCTGCAGCTCAATCCAAACCAGCTGCAACACCAGCTAAGGGAAAATCTACAAAATCATCATCTGATGACAGTGATGACAGTAGTGATGATGATAAGCCTAAGGCTGCTAAAATACCTAAACTCACAGCTACCCCTgcaaaatctataaatacacCAGCTAAGAAACAGGATGCCTCTGAATCATCTTCAGATGAAAGTGATGATGATAATCCTTCCACAAAAGCAAACAATGAATCACAG GTGGCTGAAAATGGTTTTAAAAAAGGCAAGAAACGAAAAGCTTCAGATGGAGATAATGATACACCAGCAAAAAAACCCTACAGTAACTTTGTTAAG gGTACAGATGTAGTGTCTACGCccaaagaaaatgaaaaaaataataaaccagTGCCATTTAGGCGAGTTGTATCAGAAAAAGTAGAAGTGGATCCTAGACTTAAAGACAATTCATTTGAAGCCAAG agCGGAGCACGTGGATCGTGGGGTGAGCGTGCAAATATAGATTTGAAACACACACGAGGAAAGTCTTTTAAACATGAAAAGACTAAGAAGAAAAGAGGGTCATACCGTGGTGGTGTCATTGATATGGGTGTACATTCTATCAAATTTGAAGATTAG
- the LOC119831090 gene encoding nucleolar protein dao-5 isoform X2 gives MNSSEDYQETLGIVYQFLTNVDKALAQKFQNKTKAKSISSSPSLLDIIAEYKKLKKSTTPAKQTPKAAESSDDSSDEDEAPNKSTPQVNGKLPSKATPANAKKGIPKKEESSDDSDSSEDNATAQPKKQPVKPQINNTPKPTKKQESSDSSDSEDEKPKPPQQNIQTKAPVKQTKDSSSDDSSDDEKAKAVQKQTPKLAQTKPVSTPAKPKAAKSSSDSDDSSEDEKPKAAQKQAPKVPPTKPNKANAVAKSSSDDSDSSDDDKAKPVQKQAPKLAPAKPASTPAKSNAKKSSSEDSDDSSEDEKPKVPPKQTPKATPAKPAPKPQAKAVAVGKQSSSDDSDSSEDEKPTQKKAKSTLATTPAKPAAKKSSSEDSDDSSDDDKPKTAQKQAPKSTPAKPTPTTAKSKAKESSSDDSDDSDDDNKKAQKKNVKAGATAALNKPKQTSSDDSSDDDDKKASQKQPAKATATPAKKNATPAKPKPKESSSDSDSSEDEKPKPAQKQAVKSTPAKPKPKESSDDSDNSDNEKAKPAAQSKPAATPAKGKSTKSSSDDSDDSSDDDKPKAAKIPKLTATPAKSINTPAKKQDASESSSDESDDDNPSTKANNESQVAENGFKKGKKRKASDGDNDTPAKKPYSNFVKEGENEDEENGDDESGNGNKGWSNRGRGGFNRGSFNNREGRGGFRGRGGFNDRGGRGGRGGFDRGXXGGDRGGRGGRGDRHSWGGGDRGGFNKNFNDRKSFDGGENKQNKKIVFD, from the exons atgaaTTCTTCTGAAGATTACCAAGAAACCCTAGGAATTGTGTACCAATTTCTGACAAACGTAGACAAAGCACTtgcacaaaaatttcaaaataagacTAAAGCG AAATCTATTTCAAGTTCACCATCGCTTCTAGACATCATTGCagagtataaaaaattgaaaaaaagtaCCACGCCGGCTAAACAGACCCCTAAAGCAGCAGAGag ttctgATGATTCAAGTGATGAAGATGAGGCACCGAATAAAAGCACCCCACAAGTCAATGGAAAACTACCATCAAag GCCACCCCTGCTAATGCTAAAAAAGGCATACCTAAAAAGGAAGAATCCTCTGATGACTCAGATAGCAGTGAAGATAATGCTACTGCACAGCCCAAGAAGCAACCTGTTAaaccacaaataaataatacaccaaaaccaacaaaaaaacaagaatCATCTGACAGTTCAGATTCTGAAGATGAAAAACCAAAACCGCcacaacaaaatattcaaacaaaggCACCAGTAAAACAGACAAAAGATTCATCATCTGATGATTCCAGTGATGATGAAAAGGCCAAAGCTGTGCAGAAACAAACACCAAAACTCGCTCAAACTAAACCAGTTTCAACCCCTGCTAAGCCCAAAGCAGCAAAGTCATCTTCAGATAGCGATGATAGTAGTGAAGATGAGAAACCTAAGGCAGCTCAAAAACAAGCTCCAAAAGTCCCTCCTACTAAACCCAACAAAGCAAATGCTGTTGCTAAATCTTCCTCAGATGATAGTGACAGCAGTGATGATGATAAGGCTAAACCAGTACAAAAACAAGCCCCTAAGCTTGCACCTGCTAAACCTGCTTCAACACCAGCTAAGTCTAATGCAAAAAAGTCATCATCAGAAGATAGTGATGATAGTAGTGAAGATGAAAAGCCTAAAGTACCTCCAAAACAAACACCAAAAGCTACACCTGCTAAGCCAGCACCTAAACCACAGGCAAAAGCTGTAGCTGTTGGTAAACAATCATCCTCAGATGACAGTGATAGCAGTGAAGATGAAAAACCAACTCAGAAAAAGGCAAAATCAACACTTGCTACCACACCTGCAAAACCAGCAGCAAAGAAGTCTTCTTCAGAAGACAGTGATGATAGCAGTGATGACGATAAGCCAAAAACAGCTCAAAAACAGGCACCTAAATCGACTCCTGCTAAACCTACGCCAACAACTGCAAAATCTAAAGCCAAGGAATCTTCATCCGATGATAGTGATGATAGTGATGATGATAACAAAAAAgcacaaaagaaaaatgtaaaagcaGGTGCAACAGCAGCTCTTAATAAACCAAAACAAACCTCATCAGATGACAGTAGTGACGATGATGATAAAAAGGCTTCGCAAAAACAGCCAGCTAAAGCAACTGCTACACCAGCAAAGAAAAATGCAACTCCCGCAAAACCAAAACCTAAAGAATCGTCTTCAGATTCAGACAGCAGTGAAGATGAAAAGCCTAAGCCAGCTCAAAAGCAAGCTGTGAAATCAACACCAGCAAAGCCGAAACCAAAAGAATCATCTGATGATAGTGACAACAGTGACAATGAAAAGGCTAAACCTGCAGCTCAATCCAAACCAGCTGCAACACCAGCTAAGGGAAAATCTACAAAATCATCATCTGATGACAGTGATGACAGTAGTGATGATGATAAGCCTAAGGCTGCTAAAATACCTAAACTCACAGCTACCCCTgcaaaatctataaatacacCAGCTAAGAAACAGGATGCCTCTGAATCATCTTCAGATGAAAGTGATGATGATAATCCTTCCACAAAAGCAAACAATGAATCACAG GTGGCTGAAAATGGTTTTAAAAAAGGCAAGAAACGAAAAGCTTCAGATGGAGATAATGATACACCAGCAAAAAAACCCTACAGTAACTTTGTTAAG GAGGGTGAAAATGAAGATGAAGAGAATGGTGACGATGAATCCGGAAATGGCAATAAGGGATGGTCTAACCGGGGTCGTGGCGGTTTTAATCGGGGTTCGTTTAATAATCGCGAGGGTCGAGGAGGATTTAGGGGTCGAGGTGGTTTCAACGATAGAGGTGGGAGAGGGGGTCGAGGAGGGTTCGACAGGGG NNNNNGAGGGGGCGATAGGGGTGGAAGGGGCGGTCGTGGAGATAGGCACTCATGGGGTGGTGGTGACAGAGGAGGATTTAACAAGAACTTTAATGACAGAAAAAGCTTTGATGGTGgcgaaaacaaacaaaacaaaaagattGTTTTCGATTAG